The Streptomyces sp. NBC_00569 genomic sequence CCGCGAGACGAGGGCGACCGTGTACTCGGCGTCGTAGAGGGCGGTGCGGATGTTGTCCGACATGCCGCCGTCCACGGACACGTACGTACGGAGGGTTTCGAGCGGCTTGACGGTGCCGACCGTGTAGAGCGTGAAGGCGGTCGGGCCGACGATGGCGCGGCCCGGCTCGACGGAGATGCGCGGCGTACGCAGACCGGCCGCCTCGCACTCGCGCGTCACGATCTCACCGAGCGCCTTGGCGATCTCGTGCGGCTCACGGGGGTCGTCATCGGAGGTGTACGCGATGCCGAGCCCGCCGCCGAGGTCGATCTCGGGCAGCTCGACACCGTGCTCGTCGCGCACCTCGGCCAGCAGCGACACGACGCGCCGCGCGGCGACCTCGAAGCCCGCCATGTCGAAGATCTGCGAGCCGATGTGGCTGTGGATGCCGATGAGCTCGAGACCGTCGAGCTTGAGCGCACGCCGTACGGCCTCGGCGGCCTGTCCCCCGGCGAGCGCGATCCCGAACTTCTGGTCCTCGTGCGCGGTGGCGATGAACTCGTGCGTGTGGGCCTCGACGCCGACCGTCACACGGATCTGCACGGGCTGGCGCTTGCCGAGCCGCTCGGCGATGTGCGACACCCGCACGATCTCCTGGAACGAGTCGAGCACGATCCGCCCGACCCCGACCTCGACGGCCCGCTCGATCTCTTCCTCGGACTTGTTGTTGCCGTGGAAGGCGATACGGTCCGCCGGCATTCCGGCGGACAGGGCGGTGGCGAGCTCGCCGCCGGAGCAGACGTCCAGGTTGAGCCCTTCCTCGTGCAGCCAGCGCACCACGGCGCGGGAGAGGAACGCCTTGCCGGCGTAGAAGACGTCGGCGTCGGCCCCGAAGGCGTCACGCCAGGCGCGGCAACGGGCCCGGAAGTCGTCCTCGTCGAGGAAGTAGGCGGGGGTGCCGAACTCCTCGGCGAGCCGGGCCACTTCGATGCCGCCGACACGGACCGCGCCGTCGCCCGCACGGGTGACGGTCCGCGACCACACCTTCGGGTCGAGGGCGTTGAGATCGGCGGGCGGGGCGGTGTAGTGCCCCTCGGTCAGGACATCGGCGTGGCGGGGCCCGGCGGGGTGTGCGGAACGGCTCATGACTGTCTTCTGCGCTCTCTCAGAGATGTTCGGGTGCGTCGATACCGAGCAGGGACAGGCCGCCGGCGAGCACCGCCCCGGCGGCTTCGGCAAGCGCGAGCCGGGCACGGTGGGCGGCCGAGGGTTTCTCCTCACCCTGCGGCAGCACGGTGTGCTGGAACCCGAGCAACGCGTCGGCCACCACGACAAGGTGCCGGGCGAGCCGGTCGGGGGCGTGGTGGGTGGCGGCGAGGGTGAGGGTTTGGGGATGGGTGGACAGGGCGGTGTGGAGGGGGGCCGCGGCGTTCGCCCCGGCGCGGGTGGCGTCCCCCGCGCCCGTCGCCGTGTCGTGGTCGCGTACGTCGCCGGGTTCGGCGGTGAAGCCGAGGGCGGACGGTGCATCGCCGAGGGCACTGGAGGCACCGGCGGCGATGGGGGCGCCACTTGCGGCGGACGCCTGGTCGCGTACGTCGCCGGGTTCGGCGGTGAAGCCGAGGGCGGCGGCGTTACGGGTGAGGGCGCGGGTACGGGCGTGGGCGTACCGGACGCGGAAGAGGGGGTTGCTCTCGCGCTGGGCGAGATGCTCGTCGTCGATACGGGGACGGTCGTGCGCGGCGGGCAGGAGCAGGGCCCAGCGGGACGCGTCGCGGCCGAGGACGGAGGGGTCACGGGGCGCGGGCACGGGCCGCAGGTTCAC encodes the following:
- the lysA gene encoding diaminopimelate decarboxylase yields the protein MSRSAHPAGPRHADVLTEGHYTAPPADLNALDPKVWSRTVTRAGDGAVRVGGIEVARLAEEFGTPAYFLDEDDFRARCRAWRDAFGADADVFYAGKAFLSRAVVRWLHEEGLNLDVCSGGELATALSAGMPADRIAFHGNNKSEEEIERAVEVGVGRIVLDSFQEIVRVSHIAERLGKRQPVQIRVTVGVEAHTHEFIATAHEDQKFGIALAGGQAAEAVRRALKLDGLELIGIHSHIGSQIFDMAGFEVAARRVVSLLAEVRDEHGVELPEIDLGGGLGIAYTSDDDPREPHEIAKALGEIVTRECEAAGLRTPRISVEPGRAIVGPTAFTLYTVGTVKPLETLRTYVSVDGGMSDNIRTALYDAEYTVALVSRTSDAEPMLVRVVGKHCESGDIVVKDAFLPADLAPGDLIAVPATGAYCRSMASNYNHALRPPVVAVRDGEARVIVRRETEEDLLRLDVG
- the nrtL gene encoding ArgS-related anticodon-binding protein NrtL, with protein sequence MTPVELSRTVLRAVRRAVDDGELSVVVPARVVVERPRPGGCGDYSTNVALQLAGPAGRPPRHVAEVLSRRLCGSPGIADVEVTGPGFLNLTLADDDPGSLAREILARGGEYGCSDVLAGQRYEIRIPYEVRAEIVADSLRRVLATQGARAHVVQGATAEGKTAGPSAAHVVNLRPVPAPRDPSVLGRDASRWALLLPAAHDRPRIDDEHLAQRESNPLFRVRYAHARTRALTRNAAALGFTAEPGDVRDQASAASGAPIAAGASSALGDAPSALGFTAEPGDVRDHDTATGAGDATRAGANAAAPLHTALSTHPQTLTLAATHHAPDRLARHLVVVADALLGFQHTVLPQGEEKPSAAHRARLALAEAAGAVLAGGLSLLGIDAPEHL